The DNA segment CGAGGCCAACGTCGACCCGGCGCGCAACAGCGACGACCTCAGCGCTGAGGAGCAGGTCCGCATCCGCAATGTCATCGACCAGAAGTACAAAGTCGAGGGCGACCTGCGGCGCGACCTTCAGCAGTCGATCAAGCGCCTGATGGACCTCGGGTGCTACCGCGGCATCCGTCATCGCCGCGGTTTGCCCGTGCGCGGCCAGCGTACTCATACCAACGCGCGCACACGCAAAGGGCCACGCAAGGTCGTGGCGGGCAAGAAGGCACCGCCGTCCAAGGGCTAACACCCAATCCAGCGGTCAACTTCAACTCGGAAGAGAGCTAAAGCCTGATGGCTGACGAGAACAAGGAAACCAGGCCTGCGCCAGGCAAGGAGCAGGCGGCCCAGGGCGGCGAACGCCCCGCGGCGGCGGTCGGCGCTCCCGCCGCAGCCGGTGCGGCGCCCGCACCGCGCCGCCGGCGCGCCAAGCGCGCCGTGACCGAGGGCGTCGCCCATGTCCACGCGACGTTCAACAACACGATCGTTACGATCACCGACCAGCAGGGACTGGTGCTCGCGTGGGCGAGCGCCGGTTCGGTTGGCTTCAAGGGCTCGCGCAAGGGCACGCCGTTCGCCGCCCAGATGGCGGCCGAGGCGGCGGCGCGCAAGGTGAGCGACGTCGGGATGCGCTCGGTGGTGGTTTACGTCAAGGGCCCGGGCGGCGGCCGCGAGTCGGCGGTGCGCGCGCTGCAGGCGGCGGGGCTCGCGGTGACCTCGATCAAGGACGTGACGCCGATCCCGCACAACGGATGCCGGCCGCCCAAGCGGCGCCGCGTTTAGGGGAGCAACGACAAGGTGGCAAGGTATCTCGGACCGGTATGCCGGCTGTGCCGGCGTGAAGGGCTCAAGCTCTTCCTCAAGGGCGAGCGCTGCTTCACCGACAAGTGCGCGATCGAGCGGCGCAACTACCCGCCCGGCGCCCACGGCCAGGCACGCACGCGCTTTTCCGAGTTTTCGATCCGGCTGCGTGAGAAGCAGAAGGTCAGGCGCATCTACGGCCTGATGGAGACTCAGTTCAAGCGCTACTTCGAGCTGGCCGAGCGAATGCCCGGGATCACGGGCGAAAACCTGCTCGTCCTGCTCGAGCGCCGGCTCGACAGCGTGGTTTACCGGCTCGGCTTCGCGAGCTCGCTCGCCCAGGCGCGCCAGCTCGTGCGCCACGGCCATATCGAGGTTGACGGCAGAGCGGTCACGATTCCGTCCTACCTGCTCGACGTGGGCGAGATCGTCAGCATCGCGCCCAAGAGCCGGAGCAAGAAAGTGATCGTCGAGGCGATCGAGATGTCGCAGCGGCGCGGGGTGCCGGGATGGATCGCGCTGGAGCGCGACCAGTTCCGCGGCTCGATGCGCGCGCTGCCGGCGCGTGCGGACCTGACCATGCCGGTCAGCGAGAAGCTGATCGTCGAGCATTACTCGCGCTAGCGCGCGCGGGACTGCATCAGCGGCGGAGAGGCGGAAAAAATCTTCGGAGAAGAGCGATCGGATATGCAGAATGATTGGCGCGATTTAATCAAGCCGAAGGCCGTCGAGTTCGACGAGAAGGAACTGACCGCGACCTACGGCAGGTTCTTCGCCGAACCGCTCGAGCGCGGCTACGGCATCACCGTCGGCAACGCCCTGCGCCGTATTTTGCTGTCCTCGCTGCCCGGCTTTGCGATCACGGCGGTGCGGATCAAGGGCGTGCTCCATGAGTTCTCCACGATCCCCGGGGTCAAGGAGGACGTGACGGACATCGTCCTCAACCTCAAGGAGGTGCGCCTACGCCTGCACGAGGGCGAGCATCTCACCGCCGCGCTCAAGGCGCGCGGCGAAACGGTCGTGCGCGCACGCGACATCACCGGCGGCCCCGCGCTCGAAGTGCTCACGCCCGAGCAGCATATCGCGACGCTGGAGAAAGGCGCCGAGCTCGACATGGAGCTGGTGATCCGCCGCGGGCGCGGCTACGCGCCGGCCGAGCGCAGCGCCGACGAGGAGGAGCCGATCGGCACCATCCGCCTCGACGCGGTGTATTCGCCGATCAAGAAGGTGAACTTCACGGTCACCAACGCGCGCGTCGGCCAGCGCACCGACTACGACCGCCTGGTGCTCGAAATCTGGACCGACGGCTCGATCTCCCCGCGCGACGCGCTGACCTACGCCGCGCGCGTGGCCCGCGACCAGATGACCATCTTCGCCGGCGTCGAGGAGGAAGCCGAGCTTCCCGCCGCGGCCGAGGGCGCCGAGGCGCGTCCGCTGCTCAACGAATACCTCTATCGTCCGGTCGAGGGGCTGCCGATCTCGGTACGCGCCTTCAACGGCCTCCAGAACGCCGACATCAAGTACATCGGCGAACTGGTCCAGCGCACCGAGCAGGACATGCTCAAGATCAAGAATTTCGGCCGCAAATCGCTCAATGAGATCAAAGAGGTCCTGACCGACATGGGGCTCTCGCTCGGGATGCGGCTGACAGAGCTGCCGCCGCGCAGCGAGCTCGACCGGATGTGGGCCGAGCAGGAGCGGCGCGAGTCGGCCTAGCGCGGCGCCCCAAACTTCGCACCTGTTCCGGAGCGTTAATCGATGCGTCACCTCAATTCGGGCCGCAAGCTCAACCGCACCTCGGCCCATCGCAAGGCCTTGATGCGCAACCTGGTCCTGAGCCTCATTCGCCACGAGCGCATCCGCACCACCGATGCCAAGGCCAAGGAGCTCAGGCGCTGGGCCGAGCGGATGGTCACGCTGGGCAAGCGCGCCGACCTCGCCGCGCGCCGGCGCGCCTACGCGTTTATCGGCTCGCACACGGCGGTCAAAAAGCTCTTCGACGAGATCGCGCCGCGCTTCAAGGAGCGCAACGGAGGCTATACCCGCATCGTCAAGTACGGTGTCCGCCGCGGTGACGCGGCCCCGCTGTCGATCATCGAGTTCACCGGCGCCTCTGAGAGCGCCGCGCCGCGCAAGAAGAAACGCAAGCCCGAGCCCAAGCAGCAGATGCGCGGCGAGCGCCGCGCCGCCGCCGGCTAATCATCGGTCGTCTTCGTTTCTTCTGACCCTCCGCCCGCGTCTAGTAGAGACAAAACGGTGCGGGTTCTTTGAGGCGCCCAGGCTCCAGCCTGTGGCCAATTGTGGTTCGGCGTGCGTCCGCACCTCTGGTAGACTCAGTTGTGGAGACGACGGAGGGCGCGATGGCCAATGAATTGACCCCGCCGGACAAGTTTTTTCTCAGCCGCTTCGGCATGACCGAGGGCACTCTGGAGCGCGTCCTGGGCGCCGCGCTCGAGCGCAAGGCCGACTACGCCGACCTCTACTTCGAGTACCGCAGCGCCGAAGGGCTCAGCCTCGAGGATTCGATCGTCAACCGCACCAGCAAGAGCATCAGCCACGGCGTCGGCGTGCGCGTGTGCGCCGAGGATCGCACGGGCTACGCGTATTCGGACGAGGTCACCGTGGACCGGATGCGCCTGGCGGCGGAAGCCGCGCGCGCGATCGCCCACGGCGGCGGCGCGGCGCCGGCGGTCCACGTCGGTCAGCCGGTCGCGCGCCACGCGCTCTACGAGCTCGAGAGCACGCCGCTGGAGGTCCCACTCGAAGAGCGCGCAAAGC comes from the Candidatus Binataceae bacterium genome and includes:
- the rpsM gene encoding 30S ribosomal protein S13 translates to MARIAGVELPHHKRMEIALTYIYGIGRSAAQSILAEANVDPARNSDDLSAEEQVRIRNVIDQKYKVEGDLRRDLQQSIKRLMDLGCYRGIRHRRGLPVRGQRTHTNARTRKGPRKVVAGKKAPPSKG
- the rplQ gene encoding 50S ribosomal protein L17; protein product: MRHLNSGRKLNRTSAHRKALMRNLVLSLIRHERIRTTDAKAKELRRWAERMVTLGKRADLAARRRAYAFIGSHTAVKKLFDEIAPRFKERNGGYTRIVKYGVRRGDAAPLSIIEFTGASESAAPRKKKRKPEPKQQMRGERRAAAG
- the rpsK gene encoding 30S ribosomal protein S11, which produces MADENKETRPAPGKEQAAQGGERPAAAVGAPAAAGAAPAPRRRRAKRAVTEGVAHVHATFNNTIVTITDQQGLVLAWASAGSVGFKGSRKGTPFAAQMAAEAAARKVSDVGMRSVVVYVKGPGGGRESAVRALQAAGLAVTSIKDVTPIPHNGCRPPKRRRV
- the rpsD gene encoding 30S ribosomal protein S4, producing MARYLGPVCRLCRREGLKLFLKGERCFTDKCAIERRNYPPGAHGQARTRFSEFSIRLREKQKVRRIYGLMETQFKRYFELAERMPGITGENLLVLLERRLDSVVYRLGFASSLAQARQLVRHGHIEVDGRAVTIPSYLLDVGEIVSIAPKSRSKKVIVEAIEMSQRRGVPGWIALERDQFRGSMRALPARADLTMPVSEKLIVEHYSR
- a CDS encoding DNA-directed RNA polymerase subunit alpha, which codes for MQNDWRDLIKPKAVEFDEKELTATYGRFFAEPLERGYGITVGNALRRILLSSLPGFAITAVRIKGVLHEFSTIPGVKEDVTDIVLNLKEVRLRLHEGEHLTAALKARGETVVRARDITGGPALEVLTPEQHIATLEKGAELDMELVIRRGRGYAPAERSADEEEPIGTIRLDAVYSPIKKVNFTVTNARVGQRTDYDRLVLEIWTDGSISPRDALTYAARVARDQMTIFAGVEEEAELPAAAEGAEARPLLNEYLYRPVEGLPISVRAFNGLQNADIKYIGELVQRTEQDMLKIKNFGRKSLNEIKEVLTDMGLSLGMRLTELPPRSELDRMWAEQERRESA